Within Claveliimonas bilis, the genomic segment TTCGGCTGCAGAGGAAGGGAGCTGAAACAGATCCGTTCCAGAGTGGGATGTCTGATCGAGGGTCCGGGACTTTATGGAAATATGACAGCCCGGGATAATATGAAAATGAAATGCCTTCTCCTGGGAGTACAGAAGAAGGGATATATTGAAGAGCTTCTTGAGGTTGTGGGACTGAAGGATGTAGGGAAAAAACATGTGAAGAGGTATTCGCTTGGTATGAAGCAGAGGCTTGGGATTGCTATGGCTCTCATCGGCGAGCCGGATCTTCTGGTGCTGGATGAGCCCATCAACGGTCTGGATCCCCAGGGGATTGCGGAGGTAAGAGAAACTATCCTGCGGCTGAACAAAGAGAGAAATATGACGATCCTCATATCCAGTCATATTTTGGAGGAATTGTCCAAGATCGCCACGGATTACGGGATCATTCATCAGGGAACCCTTCTGCAGGAGATCACAGATGAGGAGCTGCGGGAAAGATGCAGCGAGCGGCTGGAGATTACTCTCTCGTCACCGGAACTTGCCATTCCGGTACTGGACCGGCTGGGGATACGCCGGTACCAGGTGATGGACAAAGAGCATATATACGTGTTTGAGCGGCTGGATGAGAGCGCCCGGCTTAACATGGAATTTGCAAAAGCAGGCATTCCCGTGAAAGGACTTGCTGTGACAAATGAAGAGCTGGAAACCTATTTTCTCAATCTGACAGGAGGGAATGCACATGCTTAATATGATAAAAATGGAAGTATACCGGATGTTTCACACAAAGAGCGCTTATATCATCATGCTTGTGATGGTGTTTTGTGTGCTGTTTACCAATTATATGAGTTTTGATGAATACAATGCAGAGACAGAGGCCATGAAGACAGCGCCGGTAAATGCAGAGGTCAGCTACACAGATTCCCAAGGAGGGGAGAACGAGACGCCGAATCTTGGGCTGACGGTGACTCTTCCCACAACGC encodes:
- a CDS encoding ABC transporter ATP-binding protein; protein product: MSELLLSTSALTKQFGRHKAVDQVSMHIKRGAIYGFIGRNGAGKTTTLRMIGGLASPTAGEIEMFGCRGRELKQIRSRVGCLIEGPGLYGNMTARDNMKMKCLLLGVQKKGYIEELLEVVGLKDVGKKHVKRYSLGMKQRLGIAMALIGEPDLLVLDEPINGLDPQGIAEVRETILRLNKERNMTILISSHILEELSKIATDYGIIHQGTLLQEITDEELRERCSERLEITLSSPELAIPVLDRLGIRRYQVMDKEHIYVFERLDESARLNMEFAKAGIPVKGLAVTNEELETYFLNLTGGNAHA